The Deinococcus apachensis DSM 19763 genome segment CGAGGGCAAATGGGCTTGCCACCCCGACAAATCCCTTGATGTGCATAACAGGACGGGAAAGTTGGGCAAGCTGGGGGCATGGCTCCTCTAGCACGAGGACGAGTTGCACTCTTCACCCCCACCCAGCCTCCCCGCAAGGGGGGAGGAGCAACAGCGCCAAAGCTTTTGCTTCTTATAAACCGTGTCCTGTGGACAGCCCATTCCCGCATGCGGCTCGCTCTCGCACCGCCTTCACCACGCCTTGTTCGCGCAGCGAGACGGTGGGCGAGCGATTGGGAATAGAGCAAGATCAAACCTTGCGCGTTGAGAAAAGCGGCCACGGGCGCGATAGGCGAGCCCTTTGCCTAGCGCAGCGGAAAGCTCCCCCCATCCCCATTGGGGGTAGGGGGGCTGGGGGCAAACCGAAGCAAGATGCCTGGCCCCTACTCCACACCCAAGACACCAGGAACGGCAAGCCCCATCCGACAGCGCAACCCTCCCCTCAGGGCAGCCGCTGCGTCACGCAAATTTCGCCCGGCGTCTCGGGAGCCCCCGGCGCGACCACAACTTCCTCGTTTTCCCCGACAAAGCCCTGACAGCGGGCCAGAACCTCCAGATAGGCGGGGTCCTGCGCCTCCCGCTCGGCATCACGCAACAGGCGCAAGTCACGCTCCAGGTCCCGGATGCGCGCCTGCGTCTGGTGGGTCTCGCGGGTCCAACTGGCCGTCCGGTAGCCCAGGTTCCCCAGTTGAAAGGTGAGCTGCACGATGCCCAGCCCCGCGAGCAGGCTGGTGAGGATCAGGGTGAGGGGGAGCCGCTGCACCTGCCGCCAGCGCGCTCCCAGGCCCCGGGGCGGCGAGGGCGGCGGGTCGGGGGGAGTCATGACCCAGAGCATAGCGCCGCCGCCCTGGGAAGCGCGTGTGAGGGCCGCCCCTCATAATGGGCCGCATGAGTGGCAACGACTCCGGCTCAGGGGGTGGGGCAACAGCCCTGGCCGACCTCGACTGGTCCCGCGCGCACCGGACCGCAATCCAGATGCGGTACGGCGACATCGACGCGATGGGGCACCTGAACAACGCCGTGTACGTGCAGTACCTCGAAACGTCGCGGGTGATCCTGATGCGCGACCTGGGCGTCCGTGAGCAGGACGACCATTCGGTCATCGCCCGGCTGGAACTCGACTACCGCCGCGAGGTGCGCTGGGGCCAGGCCGTGGAGGTCGAGTCCCTGGTCGAGCGGGTGGGCCGCACGAGTTGGACAGTGGTCTCACGCCTGCTGGCGAACGGGGAGCCGAGCGCCTACGCGCGCACCGTGCAGGTCCGGGTGGACACGGCACACCGCCCCGAGCCCCTGCCCGAGCGGGTGCGCTCGGCCTTCGCGCCGCTGCTCGTCACCCCCACCGAGAGCGTGCCCGGATGAGCCGCGCCGGGTACGAGGACCGCGTTCTGTACCAGGGCGACGTGTGGGTGCGGCTCGACACCCTGCCCCGGCTGCTGGCTGAGGGCTGGCGGCGCACCCTCTCGGCAGGCGGCGTGGTGAGCGTGGTCCGCACCCCCTTCCAGTGGGCGATGGGCAGCCCGGTCATCGAGATCGAGACCGGGGGCTATATGGGCGACGTGGGCCTGTACGTGCCGGAAGTCCAGCTCGCCGAGGCCCTCGCCCTGCTGGAGGGTGGGGAAGACAGGGAGGGGCCTGCCTGAGGAAGGGCTGGGCTACAGTGCGGGCCGGAAGGACCGGAGCCGACGCTCGGAAGCCCTTCCGGGCGGGGCCAATGTGAGGACCGACATGGAGGCAACCAGAGTGACGCAAGAGGCAGAACAGGTCAGCATCGGCGTGGACGTGGGCGGGACGAAGATCGCCACGGGGGTTCTGCGCGGCGGGGAACTGCACGACCGGCATGTCCAGCCCACACCCGAAACCGGCTGGGAGGCCGTCCTGGACGCCATCGCGGCGCAGGTGGCCGCCCTCCAGGCCACGCACCCCGATGTCACCCGGGTAGGCGTGGGCGTGCCCGGCCCCCTGAACACCGAGCGCACCCGGGTGAAGTTCGCGCCCAACATCTACGGCTTCACTGACGTGCCCATGGTGGACGGCCTGCGCGACCGCCTGGGACAGCGCGTGGTTCTGGAGAACGACGCGAAGGCTGCGGCCCTCGCTGAGGCCTACCTGGGCGCGGCGCGCGGCACCGAGAGCAGCGTGTACGTGACGGTCAGCACCGGCATCGGCTCGGGCATTGTGCTGAACGGACGCATCTGGCGCGGGCGGCACGGCATCGCGGGGGAACTGGGGCACGTGACCGTCATGCCGGGCGGCCCGGTGAGCGGCGCGGGCCTGGACGGGGCGCTGGAAGCCCTTGCCAGCGGCACCGCCATCGCCCGGGACGCGAGCTACGCCCTGAACCGGGAGGTGAGCACCGCCGAGGCCTTTGCACTCGCCGCGCAGGGCCACCCGGTCGCCGGGCGGGTCGTCGGGCAGGCGCTGCGGCACATCGGTGTGGCGCTCGCCGACATCCAGAAGTTCCTCGACCCCGAGGTGTTCGTGATCGGCGGCGGCGTCGCCAGCGTGGGTGACCTGTTCTTCCAGGGCGTGCAGGCGGCGGCCGACGAGTACGCCGGTTCCTTCGCCCCCGTCACCATCCGCCGCGCTCAGCTCGGGACGGAGGCGGGGGTCATCGGCGCGGCACTCGCGGCCCAGCAGGAAGGCGCGTGAGAGGGGTTCCGGGAAGTCCGCGGCGGAGTGGGCGCCGTCCTGTCTCCTCCCCCCAGTCCGGAAAGCTCCGGGAACGGCCCCGAAACGTCCCGGAGGTGGGATGAGCAGTCCCGCCACGGACCGGCGGCAGGTCGCCCTGATCGCCCACGACCGCAAGAAGCTGGAACTCGCCCTCTTCGCCTTGAGCCACAAGGATGTGCTGAGCCGCTTTCACCTCGTCGCCACCGGCACGACGGGCGGCATCCTGGTGCAGAAGACGGGCCTTCAGGTCGAGCGGGTCCTCTCCGGCCCGATGGGCGGCGACCAGCAGATCGGCGCCCGCATCGCCCAGGAGAACGTGCTCGCCATCTTCTTCTTCCGCGACCCCCTCACCGCCCAGCCCCACGAGCCCGACGTCTCCGCCCTGGTCCGGCTCTGCGATGTTCACGACATCCCCCTCGCCACCAACCCGGCGAGCGCGGAGGCACTGGTGCTGTGGCTGGCCCAGCAGGAATAAGGGCAGAAGGAGGGGGCCTGCGGCGTCCATCGCAGGCTCCCTCCCCTTTTCGCCTCAGATCACGAACTCGCCCCCCCGCATCACGGGTTCCCGCGCATCCTCCTTCGTAATCCCGTCCACGTCCATCTCGCCCGAGCCGATCATCCAGTCCACGTGGGTGAGAGAATCGTTGCCGCCCTTCGCGGCGAATTCCTCGGTTGTCATCTCCACCCCGCCGCGCACGTTGAAGCGGTACGCACTGCCGATGGCGATGTGCGAGGCCGCGTTCTCGTCGTACAGGGTGTTGAAGAAGAACAGCCCCGAGCGGCTGATCGGGCTGGAGTGCGGCACCAGCGCGACCTCGCCCAGGCGGTGGCTGCCCTCGTCGGTGTCGATCATCTGCGCCAGCGTCTCCTGGCCCTGCCGCGCCGTCGCCTCGACCACGCGCCCGCCCTCGAAGCGGATGCGAATGCCCTCGATCAGCACGCCGTTGTACGAGAGCGGCTTGGTGCTGACGACCACGCCGTCCACCCGCTCGCGGTGCGGGGCGGTCCAGACCTCCTCGGTGGGGATGTTCGCCGTGAAGGTGATGCCGGAGGGGGTGTCCGCCGCGCCGCCGCCCCAGATGTGGTCTTCGGCCAAGCCCACGGTGAGGTCGGTCTCGCCCCCCTTGAAGTGCAGCGCCGCGTACTGCTTTTCCGTGAGGAGGTCCCGGCGGCGCTTCAGATCGGCGAGGTGCTGGGTCCAGGCCGCGACCGGATCGGCTTGGTCGGCGCGGGTGGCGGCGAAGATCGCGTCCCACTGCTTCTGGACGGCCTCCTCGCGGGGCACGCCGGGGAACATCAGCTCGGCCCACTCGGGCACGGGGGCGGAGATCAGGTTCCAGTTCAGGCGGTTGGTCATCACCTGCTGCGTATAGGGCTTGCGGTAGGCGGCGAGGGCACGCTGGTGGGTCGTCACGCGAGCCGGGTCCACCCCCGCGTACAGGTTGGGATTCGTCGCCCGAATGGCGATCACGGCGCCGCCCGCCTCCGCCGTCTCTATTTCCGCGTCCACCCGCCAGCGGCTGATCTCGCCAAAAGACCCCTCGGGGGCCAGGCTGAAGCGGGCGAGCTGCACGTTGTCGTCGTCCCAACGCACGTCCACGAAGCTCGCGCCCGCCGCATAGGCCTCGCGCACGATCAGTCGGACCAGCGGGGCCGTCTCGACTGGCGCCTGCACCAGCACGCGCTGGCCCTCCCGCACACCCAGACCGACGCGCACCGCCAGGCGCGCGTACTGGCGCAGCCTCTCCTCGAAACTCAGATTGGTCACGGGGCGCAGCATACGCCCTGACGCCCACCCTTGACGAAGTCGGGGACGCCGTCTATAGTTCTGTGGCTGGCCGTCGAGGCGTAGCGCAGCCTGGTAGCGCACTACCTTGGGGTGGTAGGGGTCGTGAGTTCAAATCTCGCCGCCTCGACCAGCAAAAAAGTCCCTCCCAGAGGGACTTTTTCTTTTTTACCCCGATCCGTCTACGGGTAGTGCCGATCCCCGTGTGCAATGCGTGAGCAGCAGGGAGCTTCAGGTCTGGGCGTGTGGAAGCTCCAGACTTTTCGAACGTTCCTTACAACCGGCGATCTCGTATGGGCCTCGCGCCATCACCCTGCCGCCCACTGCCTCATCCGGCCCGGTCACGCGGGAGGGGGGATAGCGTGCCCCTCCAGTCACGCGGCGGCCACGATGCGGGGCGCACCCTGCGACCACAGAACCAGGAGGTCCGGGGAGGAGCAGCATGAGCGGCAATGGCAGCAGGCAGGCGGCGTGGGCAGTGGCGCGGCAGCAACTTGTGGCCCTGGGATGCTATGTGGACCAGATTGGGCAAACCTGGTGGGTCGTGTTTCCCAAGGGGTGGGAGACCCCAGCACGGCAGGTTGTGGAGGAGTTCAAACAGCATTACCCCGACGAGGATGTGGAGTTCAGGGAGAAAAAGCCTGTACTCTTCCCACTCCCCCGCCTGGCTCTACCCGGCCGCCCAAGCAGCCTGACCG includes the following:
- a CDS encoding cell division protein FtsB; translation: MTPPDPPPSPPRGLGARWRQVQRLPLTLILTSLLAGLGIVQLTFQLGNLGYRTASWTRETHQTQARIRDLERDLRLLRDAEREAQDPAYLEVLARCQGFVGENEEVVVAPGAPETPGEICVTQRLP
- a CDS encoding acyl-CoA thioesterase, translated to MSGNDSGSGGGATALADLDWSRAHRTAIQMRYGDIDAMGHLNNAVYVQYLETSRVILMRDLGVREQDDHSVIARLELDYRREVRWGQAVEVESLVERVGRTSWTVVSRLLANGEPSAYARTVQVRVDTAHRPEPLPERVRSAFAPLLVTPTESVPG
- a CDS encoding ROK family protein; this encodes MEATRVTQEAEQVSIGVDVGGTKIATGVLRGGELHDRHVQPTPETGWEAVLDAIAAQVAALQATHPDVTRVGVGVPGPLNTERTRVKFAPNIYGFTDVPMVDGLRDRLGQRVVLENDAKAAALAEAYLGAARGTESSVYVTVSTGIGSGIVLNGRIWRGRHGIAGELGHVTVMPGGPVSGAGLDGALEALASGTAIARDASYALNREVSTAEAFALAAQGHPVAGRVVGQALRHIGVALADIQKFLDPEVFVIGGGVASVGDLFFQGVQAAADEYAGSFAPVTIRRAQLGTEAGVIGAALAAQQEGA
- the mgsA gene encoding methylglyoxal synthase, which codes for MSSPATDRRQVALIAHDRKKLELALFALSHKDVLSRFHLVATGTTGGILVQKTGLQVERVLSGPMGGDQQIGARIAQENVLAIFFFRDPLTAQPHEPDVSALVRLCDVHDIPLATNPASAEALVLWLAQQE
- a CDS encoding aminopeptidase, whose protein sequence is MLRPVTNLSFEERLRQYARLAVRVGLGVREGQRVLVQAPVETAPLVRLIVREAYAAGASFVDVRWDDDNVQLARFSLAPEGSFGEISRWRVDAEIETAEAGGAVIAIRATNPNLYAGVDPARVTTHQRALAAYRKPYTQQVMTNRLNWNLISAPVPEWAELMFPGVPREEAVQKQWDAIFAATRADQADPVAAWTQHLADLKRRRDLLTEKQYAALHFKGGETDLTVGLAEDHIWGGGAADTPSGITFTANIPTEEVWTAPHRERVDGVVVSTKPLSYNGVLIEGIRIRFEGGRVVEATARQGQETLAQMIDTDEGSHRLGEVALVPHSSPISRSGLFFFNTLYDENAASHIAIGSAYRFNVRGGVEMTTEEFAAKGGNDSLTHVDWMIGSGEMDVDGITKEDAREPVMRGGEFVI